A single window of Micrococcaceae bacterium Sec5.1 DNA harbors:
- a CDS encoding MFS transporter — protein sequence MTATVGTSTEVKVHKSHLRTLVGTGIGNAVEWYDWAIYATFSPFIASALFSQADPTSAVLSTLAIFAVGFVARPFGGFVFGWIGDRIGRKTSMTVAVALGALGSLLIGIAPTFQAVGAFASVMLLLARLIQGLAHGGELPSSQTYLSEMAPKEKRGFWATLIYTSGTAGILAGTLLGAILTAVLSKNDMSAWGWRIPFLIGGALGIYALFMRAKMKETHAFEAETPKEKRLPMWPQIVKYRKQALQVIGLTVGLTVVYYIWGVVAPSYAATTLKMDRGAALWAGVIANVVFIAALPFWGKLSDRIGRKPVLIGSSIGAMLMHFPMTWLLKDSPWQLTVSMSVMLFFIAGSASIVPAVYAELFPTHIRTVGVGVPYSICVAAFGGTAPYLQTWLGTIGQGYLFNVYAVILLVIGIAFAFSIPETKGKDLTV from the coding sequence ATGACCGCCACCGTTGGAACGTCCACCGAAGTCAAGGTCCACAAGTCTCATCTGCGCACGCTCGTCGGAACCGGCATCGGCAACGCCGTTGAATGGTACGACTGGGCCATCTACGCCACGTTCTCGCCGTTCATCGCAAGTGCTTTGTTCAGCCAGGCCGACCCCACGTCCGCTGTGCTGTCCACCTTGGCGATCTTCGCCGTCGGGTTTGTTGCACGGCCGTTCGGCGGTTTCGTGTTCGGCTGGATCGGCGACCGCATCGGCCGCAAGACCTCCATGACGGTGGCCGTTGCGCTTGGAGCTCTCGGCAGCCTCCTCATCGGCATCGCGCCGACGTTCCAGGCTGTTGGCGCATTCGCATCTGTGATGCTCCTGCTCGCCCGGCTCATCCAGGGCCTTGCCCACGGTGGTGAACTGCCGTCGTCGCAAACGTACCTGTCCGAGATGGCACCCAAGGAAAAGCGCGGCTTCTGGGCCACACTCATCTACACGTCCGGCACCGCCGGCATTCTGGCTGGAACACTGCTTGGTGCGATCCTCACTGCTGTCCTGTCAAAGAACGACATGAGCGCCTGGGGTTGGCGTATTCCGTTCCTCATCGGCGGCGCGCTGGGCATCTACGCGCTGTTCATGCGGGCCAAGATGAAGGAAACCCACGCATTCGAGGCTGAGACGCCCAAGGAAAAGCGCCTGCCGATGTGGCCGCAGATCGTCAAGTACCGCAAGCAGGCCCTGCAGGTTATCGGCCTGACCGTTGGCCTCACGGTGGTCTACTATATCTGGGGTGTCGTGGCGCCGAGCTACGCAGCCACAACGCTGAAGATGGACCGCGGCGCAGCCCTGTGGGCCGGCGTGATCGCCAATGTTGTGTTCATCGCCGCGCTCCCGTTCTGGGGCAAGCTGTCTGACCGCATTGGCCGCAAGCCTGTGCTGATCGGCTCGTCCATCGGTGCCATGCTCATGCACTTCCCCATGACGTGGCTGCTGAAGGATTCGCCGTGGCAGCTGACCGTGTCCATGTCCGTGATGCTGTTCTTCATCGCTGGTAGCGCGTCGATTGTTCCGGCCGTCTACGCCGAGCTGTTCCCGACGCACATCCGCACTGTCGGCGTCGGCGTCCCGTACTCCATCTGCGTAGCGGCCTTCGGTGGCACGGCTCCGTACCTCCAGACCTGGCTGGGCACCATTGGCCAGGGCTACCTGTTCAACGTGTACGCAGTGATCCTGCTGGTGATCGGCATCGCGTTCGCCTTCTCGATCCCGGAGACGAAGGGCAAGGACCTGACGGTCTAG
- a CDS encoding MFS transporter yields MRYQAVRPEIAVDAEIDDVPPAPPTQLRSKRGLIYLGICLVLIGLNLRTVFSSFSAVLPEITSDAGLPGWAVVVLTTVPVTLLGIFAPLAPILARRFGAERVLLGAMVVLTAGLLVRPSEIPGVGHLPMLLAGTAACGAAIALCNVLLPGVVKRDFPHRLGLMGGLYTTAICASAALGAGFTYPVFAATGHWTSALWSWAVPAGVVLLLFLPLAIRQPSVKHQAVRGGVNVWRSAVAWQVTLFMVLQAMMSFSVFAWLAPILRDRGIEGGTAGLIVSVSIVLQMLGSLFAPALATRFKDQRVINTVVALMTGGGFALSIFGPTELIWIWTGLLGLGQGSLTAVALTMIMVRTRDAHTAAHLSGMMQGVGYGVGSVGTLLVGQLHQATGGFTAAGILFLVVGALAAFFGYRAGRNKFV; encoded by the coding sequence ATCCGCTATCAGGCCGTTCGCCCTGAAATCGCTGTGGATGCCGAGATCGACGACGTCCCGCCCGCCCCACCTACGCAGCTGCGCTCCAAGAGGGGCCTCATCTACCTCGGCATTTGCCTCGTCCTGATCGGCCTGAACCTGCGGACGGTCTTCTCGAGTTTCTCGGCCGTCCTTCCGGAAATAACGTCCGACGCCGGGTTGCCGGGCTGGGCTGTGGTGGTCCTGACCACCGTTCCCGTGACATTGCTGGGCATTTTCGCTCCGCTCGCCCCGATCCTTGCCCGCCGTTTCGGCGCAGAAAGGGTCTTGCTGGGCGCCATGGTGGTGCTCACAGCAGGGCTTCTGGTGCGTCCAAGCGAAATCCCGGGAGTAGGCCACCTGCCCATGCTTCTCGCAGGAACAGCAGCCTGCGGAGCAGCGATCGCGCTCTGCAACGTCCTCCTCCCCGGCGTGGTCAAAAGGGACTTCCCGCACCGGCTCGGGCTCATGGGCGGCCTCTACACGACGGCAATCTGTGCTTCCGCCGCTCTTGGTGCCGGGTTCACGTATCCGGTGTTTGCGGCAACCGGCCACTGGACTTCGGCGCTGTGGTCCTGGGCCGTGCCTGCCGGCGTCGTGCTTTTGCTCTTCCTTCCGCTGGCCATCCGCCAGCCATCGGTAAAGCACCAGGCGGTCCGTGGCGGCGTGAACGTTTGGCGATCGGCGGTTGCCTGGCAGGTCACCCTGTTCATGGTGCTGCAGGCCATGATGTCGTTCAGTGTGTTTGCGTGGCTGGCGCCGATCCTGAGGGACCGGGGCATCGAGGGCGGGACGGCTGGCCTGATTGTGTCGGTGTCGATCGTGCTTCAGATGCTCGGTTCACTCTTCGCGCCTGCCCTGGCCACGCGCTTCAAGGATCAGAGGGTGATCAACACCGTGGTGGCCCTGATGACCGGCGGTGGCTTCGCCCTCAGTATCTTCGGGCCAACTGAACTGATCTGGATCTGGACCGGACTGCTGGGACTGGGACAAGGCTCCCTCACGGCGGTTGCCCTCACGATGATCATGGTCCGCACCCGCGATGCCCACACCGCCGCGCACCTGTCGGGAATGATGCAGGGTGTTGGCTACGGAGTGGGCTCTGTGGGAACTTTGCTCGTGGGACAACTGCACCAAGCCACGGGTGGATTCACTGCCGCGGGCATCCTGTTCCTGGTGGTCGGAGCGCTGGCTGCGTTCTTCGGCTACCGCGCGGGCCGCAACAAGTTCGTTTAA
- the trmB gene encoding tRNA (guanosine(46)-N7)-methyltransferase TrmB, giving the protein MSETPDSPRPVTPGSQASFGTYGGRPVSFVRRGTRLQGRRQAAWEEHAERWAVQVPRHVANTSVHPDYTFDAEAVFGRKAPLIVEIGSGLGDAVVHAAEQNPDKDFLAVEVYTPGLANTIIKINSRGLTNVRVVEANAPEVLESMLPAGSVSELWVFFPDPWHKARHHKRRLIQPAFASVAAKALEKGGYWRIATDWSNYAVHVRDVLAGSTEFENMHEGERSGEESPLTQVWQSGVESVVGGAPVREGRAPVSTEHTGPNEGVDEEGGWAPRFEGRIRTSFENKAHEAGRMIFDLTYRKT; this is encoded by the coding sequence ATGAGTGAAACCCCAGATTCCCCGCGACCAGTCACGCCAGGCAGCCAGGCTTCCTTTGGAACCTACGGTGGCCGGCCGGTCAGTTTCGTGCGCCGCGGCACCCGTTTGCAGGGCCGGAGGCAGGCCGCGTGGGAAGAGCACGCCGAGCGGTGGGCCGTCCAGGTTCCACGTCACGTCGCCAACACATCGGTGCACCCCGATTACACGTTTGATGCCGAGGCCGTCTTTGGGCGCAAAGCTCCGCTGATCGTCGAGATCGGTTCGGGTTTGGGCGACGCCGTAGTCCATGCTGCCGAACAGAATCCGGACAAGGACTTTTTGGCCGTTGAGGTTTACACGCCCGGATTGGCCAACACCATCATCAAGATCAACAGCCGTGGCCTGACCAACGTTCGGGTGGTGGAAGCCAACGCGCCCGAGGTTTTGGAGTCGATGCTCCCCGCCGGTTCAGTCAGTGAGCTCTGGGTGTTCTTTCCCGATCCCTGGCACAAGGCACGCCATCACAAGCGCCGCCTTATCCAGCCGGCTTTCGCTTCCGTGGCTGCCAAGGCGCTGGAAAAGGGTGGTTACTGGCGCATTGCCACCGACTGGTCCAACTACGCTGTACACGTCCGCGACGTCCTGGCAGGCTCAACGGAATTTGAGAACATGCACGAAGGCGAGCGCAGTGGCGAGGAGAGCCCTCTGACGCAAGTGTGGCAATCCGGCGTCGAGTCTGTTGTGGGAGGGGCGCCGGTGCGGGAAGGCCGCGCACCTGTCAGCACGGAGCACACGGGTCCGAACGAGGGTGTGGACGAGGAAGGCGGCTGGGCTCCCCGGTTCGAGGGCCGTATCCGCACGAGCTTTGAAAACAAAGCCCACGAGGCCGGGCGTATGATCTTCGACCTCACGTATCGCAAGACCTAG
- a CDS encoding SRPBCC family protein, whose product MPQVRAERFIRLDAETAFALSQTTGEFRLRWDPFISAQSFVDGAKGAGKGVRTRTVSRMGLKMVSEYVSYTPPRNVGMTMVSGPWFFENFGGGWRFTPDDGGTRAVWKYTFSCRPAWLKPVAERIGSWLLGREIERRIEAFARACEDPALVAELRANLRR is encoded by the coding sequence ATGCCCCAGGTTCGTGCTGAACGATTTATCCGCCTGGATGCCGAGACAGCCTTCGCGCTCTCGCAGACCACTGGCGAGTTCAGGCTCAGATGGGATCCGTTCATTTCGGCGCAAAGCTTCGTTGACGGAGCCAAAGGAGCGGGCAAGGGAGTTCGTACACGAACCGTCTCGAGGATGGGCCTGAAGATGGTGAGTGAGTACGTCTCCTACACCCCGCCCCGCAATGTCGGAATGACCATGGTGTCCGGGCCGTGGTTCTTTGAGAACTTCGGCGGTGGCTGGCGGTTCACCCCCGACGACGGCGGCACCCGGGCAGTGTGGAAGTACACCTTTTCCTGCCGCCCGGCTTGGCTCAAGCCCGTAGCCGAGAGAATCGGAAGCTGGTTGTTGGGCCGCGAAATCGAACGGCGGATCGAAGCATTTGCCCGGGCCTGCGAGGACCCCGCCCTCGTCGCAGAGCTGCGGGCAAACCTACGGCGCTAA